The following coding sequences are from one bacterium window:
- a CDS encoding outer membrane lipoprotein-sorting protein, whose product MGKILGIISVFMWVNSIFAMDAREIMVNNDYAGKVLGWQAQSKMVLIDKKGGERIRVGKVINKLQKNSVDYKRLYRFYSPQDIRGTGILTIEHSESDHDMWIYLPALKKTRRIISRNTRDSFMNSDFSYGDIASPKIDDFIHILKGEEKIKGIDCFIVESTSKDDRIKRDTGYSKKVLWIRKDNFVEMKIEYYDEENELLKTQFISDLYLSDLGKKRWLATKREIINHKTGHRTIITFENIEIDKGIRDDVFTTGYLERIE is encoded by the coding sequence ATGGGAAAAATATTAGGGATTATTTCAGTTTTTATGTGGGTTAATTCTATTTTTGCCATGGATGCCAGAGAGATTATGGTGAATAATGATTATGCCGGGAAGGTATTAGGCTGGCAAGCACAAAGCAAGATGGTATTAATAGATAAAAAAGGTGGAGAGAGGATTAGGGTTGGCAAGGTGATCAATAAACTTCAAAAAAATTCGGTAGACTACAAGAGATTATATAGATTTTATTCTCCACAAGATATACGAGGAACCGGTATATTGACAATTGAACATTCTGAAAGTGACCATGATATGTGGATATATCTTCCTGCCTTAAAAAAAACGAGGAGAATAATTTCAAGAAATACAAGGGATAGCTTTATGAATTCTGACTTTTCTTATGGTGATATTGCTTCTCCAAAGATTGATGATTTTATTCATATCCTAAAAGGAGAAGAAAAGATTAAAGGGATAGACTGCTTTATAGTTGAGTCCACTTCAAAAGATGATAGAATTAAAAGGGATACAGGTTATAGTAAAAAGGTGTTATGGATAAGAAAAGATAATTTTGTAGAGATGAAAATAGAATATTATGATGAAGAGAATGAACTCCTCAAGACACAATTTATATCTGACCTCTATTTATCAGATTTGGGTAAGAAAAGATGGCTTGCTACAAAGAGAGAGATTATAAACCATAAAACTGGCCATAGAACAATTATTACATTTGAAAACATTGAAATCGACAAAGGTATAAGAGACGATGTTTTTACAACAGGGTATTTGGAAAGGATTGAATAG
- a CDS encoding MMPL family transporter, translating into MKLKSIIKSNCLSITAPNVRDIKGVEGSIEINPLLKNIPTTHEEMEELRRRIYTNELAPFFLVSKDGRVANIIIDFEIDRNYSTYYQNVEKIVEKVKDKKHNIYLGGPVSIVHFLEVYSRKMAILFIFVIIIIGLIHYEAFRTIQAIIFPLLTGILSVIWGIGILGFFKIPIDVWNSMTPILILSVAAGHAVQILKRYYEEYDRLGNNRLAIIESVSSVGSVMLLTGIITVIGFLSLIVFDIKTIRVFGLFTAVGILSALILEMTFIPAIRFILPPSKNIFILKKKKKGILEKCLENGIRLILGKPIIIIVTFFLILSISLLGATKIKVNNSFIGAFSKKEKVRLDDDFINKHFAGTSIMNILIEGEKTDSLKSPEVLDAMSRLQRNLEKRSEVGKTISLANFIKRMNMAMNGDEKNYYSIPKDKNLISQYLFLLSSEDLNFIVDQEYRHGVIRIFTKIDTATFSNEIFAEAKDIASTLFRNTDVTVEVAGGSLGTLRALNDNVVHEKIQNIWQVTTVIFLIASLALRSFVGGIYVITPSLVAIVINFGLMGITGIWLSLSTAAVSALTISIGSDYAFYFIFRYKEEIRKLKDHNLAIRETMLTAGKAIFFVSSAIAAGFVILLFSGLIYHKHLGGLVALNMINSSLGTVTLLPAMITIFKPKFLYEKMKPLG; encoded by the coding sequence ATGAAATTAAAGAGTATTATAAAAAGCAATTGTTTGAGTATTACTGCCCCAAATGTCAGAGATATAAAAGGGGTTGAAGGTAGTATAGAAATCAATCCTTTATTAAAGAACATACCAACAACACACGAAGAGATGGAAGAACTAAGAAGAAGGATATATACAAATGAGTTAGCTCCTTTTTTCTTAGTTTCTAAAGATGGGAGAGTAGCCAATATTATTATTGACTTTGAGATAGATAGGAATTATTCCACTTATTACCAGAATGTAGAAAAAATTGTAGAGAAAGTAAAGGATAAAAAACACAATATCTATTTAGGTGGTCCTGTAAGTATTGTCCATTTTTTAGAAGTCTATTCCAGGAAAATGGCTATACTTTTCATCTTTGTCATAATTATAATTGGGCTTATACATTATGAGGCGTTTAGAACTATCCAGGCCATTATCTTCCCCCTTTTGACTGGTATCCTAAGTGTTATATGGGGGATAGGAATTCTGGGCTTTTTCAAGATTCCTATAGATGTATGGAATTCTATGACCCCTATCTTGATACTATCCGTGGCTGCCGGACATGCTGTCCAAATTTTAAAGAGGTATTATGAAGAATATGATCGTTTAGGTAATAATAGGTTGGCAATAATTGAATCTGTTTCGAGTGTAGGCTCAGTAATGCTACTTACAGGGATAATAACTGTGATTGGATTCCTTTCGCTCATAGTTTTTGATATTAAAACTATTAGGGTATTTGGACTTTTTACAGCAGTGGGGATACTGAGCGCTTTAATATTGGAAATGACCTTTATCCCTGCTATCCGTTTTATTCTTCCTCCATCTAAAAATATCTTTATCTTAAAGAAAAAGAAGAAAGGAATATTAGAAAAGTGTTTAGAAAATGGAATAAGATTGATTTTGGGCAAGCCTATAATAATAATAGTAACATTTTTTTTAATACTCTCTATATCTCTTCTTGGCGCAACAAAAATAAAAGTGAATAATAGTTTTATCGGAGCATTTAGCAAAAAGGAGAAAGTTAGGCTTGATGATGATTTTATCAATAAACACTTTGCTGGAACTTCAATAATGAATATTCTTATTGAAGGGGAAAAAACAGATAGTCTTAAATCTCCTGAGGTTTTGGATGCTATGAGCAGGCTTCAAAGAAACTTAGAAAAAAGATCTGAAGTTGGAAAAACGATAAGCCTTGCTAACTTCATCAAACGTATGAATATGGCAATGAATGGTGATGAGAAAAACTACTATAGTATCCCTAAAGATAAGAATCTTATTAGCCAATACCTATTTCTTCTGAGTTCTGAAGATTTGAATTTTATAGTGGATCAAGAATACCGACATGGGGTCATAAGAATCTTTACAAAAATAGACACTGCAACATTCTCAAATGAAATCTTTGCTGAAGCAAAAGATATAGCATCAACCCTTTTTAGAAATACTGATGTAACAGTAGAAGTTGCAGGTGGTTCATTGGGTACCTTGAGAGCATTAAATGATAATGTCGTCCATGAAAAGATACAAAATATATGGCAAGTTACTACTGTTATATTTCTTATAGCATCTCTTGCCCTGAGATCTTTTGTAGGAGGTATCTATGTTATTACTCCTTCATTAGTGGCTATAGTTATCAACTTCGGTTTGATGGGGATCACAGGGATATGGCTTTCTCTAAGTACTGCCGCAGTTTCTGCCCTAACCATCAGTATTGGTAGTGATTATGCTTTTTACTTCATTTTTCGTTATAAAGAAGAGATAAGGAAATTAAAAGATCACAATTTGGCTATTAGAGAGACCATGCTTACCGCGGGGAAAGCCATATTCTTTGTTTCCTCTGCTATAGCTGCAGGCTTTGTTATCTTACTATTTTCGGGACTTATATATCATAAACATCTGGGGGGACTTGTGGCATTGAACATGATTAATAGTTCTTTAGGAACAGTGACCTTACTTCCAGCAATGATTACTATATTTAAACCTAAGTTTCTCTATGAAAAGATGAAGCCTCTCGGATAA
- a CDS encoding SDR family oxidoreductase, producing the protein MEKLDHFDNKKTALITGASSGIGCELSRLFAQEGYNLVLVARDEQRLNQRANELRKTFGVLIKVLPKDLSTLTSAKEIFDELQQESIQIDILVNNAGFNVYGPFSETDIKKELQMIQVSIVSSTQLIKLFLPEMLKHGYGRILNIGSTGSFVPGPLNAVYCAAKSYILSLSEALAEELEGSGVTVTTLCPGPTRTEFPKRAQIEGINLFRGPVMEVSTVAKTGYRALMRGKRVVVCGFYNKAQIFLTRFTPRKVVAKIVKYQMSK; encoded by the coding sequence ATGGAAAAATTAGACCATTTTGATAACAAAAAAACTGCTTTAATTACTGGAGCATCCAGTGGAATTGGTTGTGAACTGAGTAGATTGTTTGCTCAGGAGGGTTATAATCTCGTATTGGTGGCAAGGGACGAACAAAGACTCAATCAGCGAGCAAATGAATTAAGAAAGACTTTTGGGGTATTAATAAAAGTTCTCCCAAAAGATTTGTCTACTTTAACATCGGCTAAAGAGATTTTTGATGAACTTCAGCAAGAGTCTATTCAAATTGATATCTTAGTTAACAATGCGGGATTTAATGTATACGGACCTTTCTCCGAAACAGATATAAAAAAAGAACTTCAGATGATTCAGGTAAGCATTGTGTCGTCTACTCAACTGATAAAATTATTTTTGCCTGAAATGTTAAAACATGGGTACGGAAGGATATTAAATATTGGTTCTACTGGTTCATTTGTACCTGGCCCACTTAATGCAGTTTATTGTGCTGCTAAATCTTATATCTTAAGCTTGTCAGAAGCCCTTGCAGAGGAACTTGAAGGTAGCGGTGTTACAGTGACCACTTTGTGTCCGGGTCCAACTCGCACAGAGTTTCCTAAGAGAGCACAGATAGAAGGCATAAACTTATTTCGAGGACCAGTAATGGAAGTTTCGACAGTCGCTAAAACTGGCTATCGTGCATTGATGAGAGGGAAAAGAGTAGTTGTTTGTGGTTTCTATAACAAAGCCCAGATTTTTTTAACCAGGTTTACTCCAAGAAAAGTAGTGGCTAAAATAGTCAAATACCAGATGAGTAAATGA
- a CDS encoding acyl-CoA dehydratase activase: MINNPKYYLGIDCGAISLNLAILDDTKRLIWRNYQRTHGDPLNVLKRSMDRLFSEVDIEEFEGITVTGSARQLIVGIVDSESINEITAHGLAGAFFYPDAKSIIEIGGQDSKLIFLDKNTKGETIIVDSAMNDICAAGTGSFLEQQAFRMGISIEELSEGAYRSVNPAKIAGRCSVFAKTDMIHLQQEGVPINDLSAGLCYALARTYLEIFIKGRKLKPPILFQGGVAANIGMKKAFTEVLNLNKGDIIVPPNFDIMGAIGCALYVIKKGIIARRLTKESLREKLCSIAEVKREKLSLPRLSFKYVKQVDSKVNRLSKYNNCSVNEVYIGIDVGSVSTKIAVIDEDKNLIYKHYTSTHGKPLEAVKICLNDFREYCNGNVKVKGVGVTGSGRSFIANFIGADIVKNEITAQATATVIMVQDVDTIIEIGGQDSKYIRINKGTIVDFVMNKTCAAGTGSFLSEQADRLQIDLNQEYSDLAIAANNPVDMGNRCTVFMESDCIHYQQNNTPKQDIVAGLSYSIAKNYLEKVVGNRPIGDKVVFQGGVAFNKSVAAAFGQILKKEIIIPPHHEISGALGIAYITSKEIRDRSSFVGFELKNRLVNSERRQCKGCANLCMLTRFKYNDGQESVHGSICGKFDKEKIAISKRYPDYFKKRNEILLSYKGDKIEGKEVIGIPRILLFYELFPMWATFFNAIGYNIEISNEYSKQIYEKGLSNILIDTCYPIKAVYGAIVDLYERGIQRIFLPYILNMADEGYKTKFAHNCQYVQQVPDFIKASMDIDILTHTIKMKEEINNIEKAFVELGMRLDISEKDTLIAIKKAIAAQREFIAKCKDIGRESLDYAKSVEKLFVLIGHPYIIHDKFFNLNLVSRLAGLEMPMIPGDILPLEESNSNVRNIDLIWKTSNRTMNVLEFIHTYNKHNNNRLLPIVATTFGCPADSMLTPYVTEALKDNQWLEIEFDEHNSLTGILTRCEAFWESMDVNKKVKSTFNIDKSSSVNITIRDIKREDRIVYILPVCESMIGAKEVFEKHSIKCKIIPKTTLYSNTIGRKFSNEKQCRTYQVILGDLLATAANEDFYPEKAAFLLFGYEEACRFSLFKDLYKRMLIKQGFDGIWVFGPVVDNPLDWRKHFGMKVALELWESFICYDYLSRYKYQIRPYEKVKGNTDEVYEKAKYILALGIRKDQLVKHFGEAMDHLKSVEVVDRDLVRIGIVGDAYTRVHDYGMAEIFAGIEAMGGVIILPPSWHDFISYGADRLVTTLWERRKYGTSAFAWIVSATLKLYKERIEKISARYSEMFPDQNNKWLTINAEKYVNPKVAPVIPSMFVGKCVDFVEKRQVDGLVNAFGFNCALGKLATVCFNRLRIFNQNIPMLTFVDDGLQQTNIKTRLEAFMEQAWAFKNKKNSNSLKMQ; the protein is encoded by the coding sequence GTGATAAATAACCCCAAATATTATTTAGGAATAGACTGTGGGGCAATAAGTTTAAACCTTGCTATATTAGATGATACTAAGCGCCTCATTTGGCGTAATTACCAGAGGACGCATGGTGATCCATTAAATGTACTCAAGCGTAGTATGGATAGGTTATTTTCTGAAGTAGATATAGAAGAATTTGAAGGCATCACAGTCACTGGTAGTGCAAGACAACTAATAGTTGGAATTGTAGATAGTGAATCAATTAACGAAATAACAGCACATGGTTTAGCAGGAGCTTTTTTCTATCCCGACGCTAAAAGTATTATTGAAATTGGTGGTCAAGATTCAAAATTGATCTTTTTGGATAAAAATACTAAAGGGGAGACAATCATTGTCGATAGTGCTATGAATGATATATGTGCCGCTGGTACGGGTTCATTTCTGGAGCAACAAGCATTCAGGATGGGAATATCTATTGAAGAATTATCAGAGGGAGCATACAGGTCAGTAAATCCAGCAAAAATTGCGGGAAGGTGTAGTGTATTTGCAAAAACAGATATGATTCATCTCCAGCAAGAAGGTGTTCCTATTAATGATTTATCAGCAGGACTATGTTATGCGCTGGCAAGAACATATCTGGAGATCTTTATTAAAGGCAGAAAATTGAAACCACCTATTTTATTTCAAGGTGGTGTTGCAGCAAATATTGGAATGAAAAAGGCATTTACCGAAGTACTTAATTTAAATAAGGGCGACATTATTGTTCCTCCCAACTTTGATATAATGGGGGCAATTGGATGTGCATTGTATGTAATTAAAAAAGGCATTATCGCGAGGAGACTAACAAAAGAAAGTCTGCGGGAAAAATTGTGTAGCATTGCAGAAGTAAAAAGGGAAAAATTAAGTTTACCACGTTTGTCGTTTAAGTATGTAAAGCAAGTAGATTCAAAAGTTAACCGACTAAGCAAATATAATAACTGCTCTGTAAATGAGGTATATATCGGAATCGATGTGGGATCGGTGAGTACAAAAATTGCTGTTATAGATGAAGATAAGAACTTAATATATAAACATTATACCTCTACACATGGAAAACCGCTTGAGGCGGTGAAAATATGTTTAAATGATTTCCGTGAATATTGTAATGGAAATGTTAAAGTTAAAGGAGTAGGGGTTACTGGTTCAGGCAGAAGTTTCATTGCTAACTTTATTGGTGCTGATATTGTTAAGAATGAAATAACTGCACAGGCTACTGCAACAGTTATAATGGTTCAGGATGTTGATACCATCATAGAAATAGGGGGACAGGATTCAAAGTATATCAGGATAAATAAGGGTACTATAGTAGATTTTGTGATGAATAAAACCTGTGCAGCCGGCACAGGGTCCTTCTTATCAGAACAGGCAGATCGGCTTCAGATAGATTTGAATCAAGAATATTCTGACTTAGCAATCGCAGCGAATAATCCAGTTGATATGGGAAATAGATGCACGGTTTTCATGGAATCCGATTGTATTCATTATCAGCAGAATAATACACCTAAACAGGATATAGTGGCTGGTTTGAGTTATTCAATTGCGAAGAATTACCTTGAAAAAGTGGTTGGAAATCGACCGATTGGAGACAAAGTAGTCTTCCAGGGTGGTGTAGCATTTAATAAAAGTGTTGCGGCAGCATTTGGGCAGATTTTGAAGAAAGAAATTATAATTCCACCTCACCATGAAATATCAGGAGCATTGGGGATTGCCTACATTACATCCAAAGAAATAAGAGATAGGTCTTCTTTTGTTGGGTTTGAGCTTAAAAACCGACTGGTAAATAGTGAGAGGAGGCAATGTAAGGGATGTGCAAATCTCTGTATGTTAACTCGTTTCAAGTATAATGATGGCCAAGAGTCAGTTCATGGGAGCATTTGTGGTAAATTTGATAAAGAAAAGATTGCAATATCAAAAAGATATCCAGACTATTTCAAAAAGAGAAATGAAATTCTGTTATCGTATAAAGGTGACAAAATCGAAGGAAAAGAAGTTATTGGAATTCCTCGCATATTGTTATTTTACGAACTCTTTCCTATGTGGGCTACATTTTTTAATGCAATTGGTTATAATATAGAAATTTCAAATGAGTATTCAAAACAGATATATGAAAAAGGGTTATCGAATATTTTGATTGATACTTGCTATCCTATAAAAGCCGTCTATGGTGCCATTGTTGACTTGTATGAGCGAGGAATACAAAGAATATTCTTACCGTACATTTTAAACATGGCGGATGAAGGCTATAAAACTAAATTTGCACATAATTGCCAATATGTGCAACAAGTACCTGATTTTATAAAAGCATCAATGGATATTGATATACTTACTCATACCATTAAAATGAAGGAGGAGATCAATAATATTGAGAAGGCCTTTGTGGAGTTAGGAATGAGATTGGATATTTCAGAGAAAGATACGCTCATCGCTATCAAAAAAGCTATAGCTGCACAAAGGGAGTTTATTGCAAAGTGTAAAGATATTGGAAGAGAATCTTTGGATTATGCAAAATCTGTTGAGAAACTTTTTGTACTTATTGGTCATCCTTACATAATCCATGACAAGTTCTTCAATTTGAATTTGGTTTCACGATTAGCGGGGTTGGAAATGCCAATGATTCCAGGAGATATTTTGCCTTTAGAAGAATCTAACTCTAATGTTAGAAATATCGATCTTATATGGAAGACCAGTAATAGAACAATGAATGTGCTCGAATTCATTCATACCTATAATAAACACAATAACAATAGGTTACTTCCTATTGTGGCAACGACATTTGGATGTCCTGCGGATTCAATGTTAACACCCTACGTTACTGAAGCATTGAAAGATAATCAGTGGTTAGAAATAGAATTTGATGAACACAATTCTTTGACGGGTATTTTGACAAGGTGTGAAGCATTCTGGGAAAGTATGGATGTGAATAAAAAGGTGAAATCTACTTTCAATATAGATAAATCTTCGTCAGTCAATATCACAATAAGGGATATTAAGAGAGAGGATAGGATAGTATATATATTGCCGGTTTGTGAATCAATGATCGGTGCCAAAGAAGTATTCGAAAAGCACAGTATTAAATGTAAGATAATTCCTAAGACAACATTGTATTCAAACACCATAGGCCGTAAGTTTTCAAATGAAAAACAGTGCCGCACCTATCAGGTTATATTGGGTGATTTACTTGCAACTGCTGCTAATGAAGATTTCTATCCTGAAAAAGCGGCATTTTTGTTATTCGGATATGAAGAAGCCTGTCGATTTTCGCTATTTAAAGATCTTTATAAAAGAATGCTGATAAAACAAGGATTTGACGGAATATGGGTATTTGGACCTGTAGTTGACAATCCTTTGGACTGGAGAAAGCATTTTGGAATGAAAGTTGCTCTAGAATTGTGGGAATCTTTTATCTGTTACGACTATTTATCACGATATAAATATCAAATCAGACCTTATGAAAAAGTAAAAGGAAACACGGACGAAGTATATGAAAAGGCAAAGTATATTTTGGCTCTTGGTATTCGAAAAGATCAGTTAGTAAAACATTTTGGTGAAGCAATGGATCACTTAAAAAGTGTTGAAGTTGTAGATAGAGATCTGGTCCGTATTGGTATTGTTGGCGATGCGTATACAAGAGTCCATGATTATGGAATGGCTGAAATATTTGCAGGTATTGAAGCGATGGGAGGTGTTATCATTCTTCCACCTTCATGGCACGATTTTATAAGTTACGGTGCAGATAGATTAGTTACAACATTATGGGAGAGGAGAAAATATGGCACATCAGCCTTTGCTTGGATAGTGAGTGCTACTTTAAAATTATACAAAGAACGGATTGAAAAAATATCAGCAAGGTATTCTGAGATGTTTCCTGATCAGAATAACAAATGGTTAACGATAAATGCAGAAAAATATGTTAATCCAAAGGTAGCACCTGTTATTCCTTCGATGTTTGTTGGCAAATGCGTTGATTTTGTTGAAAAAAGACAAGTTGATGGTTTGGTAAATGCCTTTGGATTTAATTGCGCCTTAGGGAAGTTAGCAACGGTGTGTTTTAATAGACTAAGAATCTTCAATCAAAATATTCCTATGCTCACATTCGTTGATGACGGGTTGCAACAGACTAATATTAAGACAAGGCTTGAAGCATTTATGGAACAAGCATGGGCTTTTAAGAATAAGAAAAACTCTAACTCATTAAAGATGCAATGA
- a CDS encoding beta-ketoacyl-[acyl-carrier-protein] synthase family protein, giving the protein MITGIGIVTSIGWGVNDFWEKCLEGKSVICEIPEMWREYGITNSQFWSPLPKICWENYQINKIDEMQLDTSQKLSLVACHQALEDAGFSVSFSNERKRVFQIKNMPDSVGVFLGTGIGGIKSIIQNTAYLLYQPLKKAVNENIQKYLETAPARFNPFAISMGMANACAARIGLRYSLKGPNRVYSMACASGTVAIGHAYQAIKSGEVDIAVAGGVEYMGDTYGGVFRGFDVAHTLVHGDIVPDKINRPFDCYRSGFLFSEGGCAILILEEERIALRRMGDNARIYAEILSYAETFDAYSILMIEPNGQEICRMIRNMLSYAGLQPKDIDYINAHGTGTQLNDEVESRVIDHLFKKKPLVNSTKSLIGHSIGASGAIEAVVSALSVFHKKTHICRNLEYPLRDLNFVQEVKFYPIKVALSHSFAFGGHNAGLIFSEFQ; this is encoded by the coding sequence GTGATTACTGGCATAGGAATTGTTACTTCCATAGGATGGGGTGTAAATGATTTTTGGGAGAAATGCCTTGAGGGGAAAAGTGTAATTTGTGAAATACCTGAAATGTGGCGAGAATATGGGATAACAAATTCACAATTTTGGTCTCCTTTGCCAAAAATATGTTGGGAGAATTATCAAATCAATAAGATTGATGAGATGCAACTTGATACTTCCCAAAAACTTTCACTGGTTGCCTGCCATCAAGCATTGGAAGATGCAGGGTTTTCTGTCTCTTTTTCCAATGAAAGGAAAAGAGTGTTTCAGATTAAAAACATGCCCGACAGCGTAGGTGTATTTTTAGGTACTGGTATTGGCGGGATTAAGTCTATAATTCAGAATACAGCCTATTTATTATACCAGCCTTTAAAGAAAGCGGTGAATGAGAATATTCAGAAATATCTCGAAACCGCTCCTGCACGCTTCAATCCATTTGCTATTTCTATGGGCATGGCTAATGCCTGTGCTGCCCGAATCGGATTACGGTACAGTTTAAAGGGACCAAATCGTGTATATTCAATGGCCTGTGCTTCAGGAACAGTAGCTATAGGCCATGCTTATCAGGCGATAAAATCAGGTGAGGTTGATATTGCTGTGGCTGGCGGCGTAGAATATATGGGAGATACATATGGTGGTGTTTTTCGCGGATTTGATGTTGCGCATACTTTAGTGCACGGAGATATAGTGCCTGATAAAATTAATCGTCCTTTTGATTGTTATCGTTCTGGTTTTCTTTTTAGTGAAGGGGGATGTGCTATATTAATCTTAGAAGAAGAGAGAATAGCACTTAGACGAATGGGAGATAATGCGAGAATATATGCAGAAATATTATCTTATGCGGAAACATTTGATGCCTACAGTATTTTAATGATAGAGCCTAATGGACAAGAAATTTGTCGGATGATTCGCAACATGCTTTCGTATGCTGGTCTTCAACCCAAAGATATTGATTATATTAATGCCCATGGAACAGGTACTCAGTTAAATGATGAAGTTGAATCGCGTGTAATAGATCATTTATTTAAGAAAAAGCCCCTTGTGAATTCTACAAAATCTCTTATTGGCCATTCTATCGGCGCCAGTGGAGCAATTGAAGCCGTGGTAAGTGCTTTAAGTGTGTTCCACAAAAAGACACATATTTGTCGAAACCTTGAATATCCTCTTAGAGATCTTAATTTTGTGCAAGAAGTTAAGTTTTATCCTATTAAAGTAGCTCTTTCACATTCTTTCGCTTTTGGCGGTCATAATGCAGGATTAATATTTTCTGAATTCCAATGA
- a CDS encoding acyl carrier protein, with protein sequence MLNDEEIIAKIKKIVSDVLNVKTENLTFETHYQNDLGVDSVEMITLLVGFETECKCTISENEFRKLKTIGDTFHYIKTNILRDEL encoded by the coding sequence ATGCTTAATGATGAGGAAATAATTGCTAAAATAAAAAAAATCGTATCAGATGTGTTAAATGTTAAAACAGAAAACCTAACTTTTGAAACGCATTATCAAAATGATCTGGGAGTCGATTCGGTTGAAATGATTACATTACTGGTAGGTTTTGAAACAGAATGTAAGTGTACTATTTCAGAAAATGAATTTCGTAAACTCAAAACAATTGGTGATACTTTCCACTATATCAAGACAAATATTCTGAGGGATGAATTATGA
- a CDS encoding NAD(P)-dependent oxidoreductase — protein MNIAITGATGFLGKRFAQWAIREGNKIICLVHTPQKATDLIKNGAEIVYGDIRNKEVLSSLMQNAGVCVHLAAHVHNGSHQSFRQVNVDGTENICQTIIQYAPWCRLVHCSSIAALRVNPRYKFLATDYALSKWAADRIVQKYIERYGLQVTFVYPGLIYGPGDKQFLPTLIHYLGKNRVFLVRGGEKSAPLIYIDDLCRLFMKVATDERSVGKHYLGIQEGEIGIHDFIRLLATNAGYRLPSLILPKIPLMGLAIIVEAIYYLFGNKQSPFLSKRAIDIVSINADFPRTRFSNDLGWRAEVSIEEGLKRTLNGY, from the coding sequence ATGAATATTGCTATAACAGGAGCAACAGGATTTCTGGGCAAACGGTTTGCGCAATGGGCTATTCGGGAAGGAAATAAGATTATTTGTCTGGTACATACACCTCAGAAGGCTACGGACCTTATTAAAAATGGAGCAGAGATTGTGTATGGAGATATTCGTAATAAAGAAGTATTATCGTCTCTTATGCAAAATGCTGGTGTATGTGTACATCTTGCCGCCCATGTACACAATGGTTCCCATCAGAGCTTCCGCCAGGTTAATGTTGATGGTACGGAGAACATATGTCAAACTATTATACAATATGCTCCTTGGTGCCGTCTTGTGCATTGTTCTTCAATTGCCGCACTTCGTGTAAACCCCAGGTATAAGTTTCTTGCAACAGATTATGCGCTGAGTAAATGGGCAGCAGATCGAATAGTGCAAAAATATATTGAGAGATATGGATTACAGGTAACCTTTGTCTATCCGGGATTGATATATGGTCCTGGTGATAAACAGTTTTTGCCTACTCTTATACACTATTTAGGAAAGAATAGGGTATTTTTAGTACGAGGTGGAGAGAAATCGGCACCGTTGATTTATATAGATGACCTTTGCCGATTATTTATGAAGGTTGCAACCGACGAAAGATCAGTAGGAAAACACTATTTGGGAATTCAGGAAGGAGAGATAGGAATACATGATTTTATCCGTCTGCTTGCTACAAACGCAGGTTACAGATTACCGTCCTTGATACTTCCAAAGATTCCTCTTATGGGACTTGCAATTATTGTTGAGGCGATTTATTATCTTTTTGGAAATAAACAATCTCCCTTTCTTTCAAAGCGTGCAATTGATATAGTTTCTATTAATGCAGATTTTCCCAGGACGAGATTTTCAAATGATCTTGGATGGAGGGCAGAAGTTTCTATTGAAGAGGGTTTAAAAAGGACTTTAAATGGCTATTAA